GCATGTGGTGCATGTTACAATGTATGTCCCCGGGTAAAGGATAGTTTGATTGAAGAAAATGATCTTCTTGGGAATTATATGTGTATCATGTCTGCAAAATCCCAACTTGATATCCCACGCAGGCAGAGTGGTGGCGCAGTTACCGCGATGCTGGTGAATGCTCTTGAGACAGGTCTTATAGATGCGGTTGTTGTGGTTGCTGAGGATCCATGGACCCTGAAACCATACTCTGCTGTTATCTCTGATTCAGATTCAGTGGTAAGCAAAGCAGGTAGCAGATATAACTGGTGGGTACCTCTTGTATCAGCACTCAATGATGCTGTTATCAGACAGAAATACAGAAACATTGCAGTTGTTGGAGTTCCATGTGTAGCACAGGCTATCAGTAGGATTCGTGAAAGTGACCTTGATCTTCTGATGCCTTTTAGAGATTCTATTCGGTTGATGATAGGATTGTTCTGTACTGAAACATTTGACTACGTAAAACTTCTTGAAGAAAAACTGAGTAGAGAGCACTCAATACTTCCCTTTAAGGTGGAAAGGTTTGATGTGAAGGGCAAACTTGAGATCACTCTGGATGACGGTAATACCATCACATTTCCTCTTTCAGAACTGGAGGATTGTGTAAGGCCTGGATGTAATGTATGTACCGACTTTACGGCCAATTATTCAGATATTTCTGCAGGTTCTGTAGGCAGTCCCGATGGATATACTACTCTGATCATACGTACAGAAAAAGGAAAGAAACTGTTAGACAGTGCTATTGAAAAGGATAGGCTGACAATAATTGATGATTGTGATCTGGCGATAATTGAGAAATTGTCGGACAAAAAAAGAAAAAGGAAATAATATTGATCTGAATGAATAAAATATCAATTTTAAGGAATTCGGTATTGTGTACATATCTATATACACAATACTGAGATTTTTACTTTATTTATATCACATTTAGATATCTTTTGATCTCCCATTCGTGTACCTGCATGCTGTAGAGATCCCACTCAGCCTTTGCAAGGCGTAGAATATTGTTGATCACATGTTCACCCAGTGCTTCTTTCATCAGATCACTGTCTGCAAGATACATGCTTGATTCCTGCAATGTTGCCGGGAGGATATCGATGCACTGTTCACGACGTTCACATTCGTTCAGATCAAATATATTGATATCTACCATCTCTCCGGGATCAACCTTTTCATTTATGCCTTCAAGACCTGCAGCCAGTATTGCTGCAAAGGCAAGGTATGGATTGCATGATGGGTCTGGGCTTCTAAGTTCTACACGTGTACTCTTGCCCCTTGCTGCAGGGATACGTATAAGTGA
Above is a genomic segment from Methanosalsum zhilinae DSM 4017 containing:
- a CDS encoding Coenzyme F420 hydrogenase/dehydrogenase, beta subunit C-terminal domain, with protein sequence MNENTYQELEKEVWLKGICSGCGACVAVCPPGSIYFEPGKSSDNPMHTGYCKSADDGVACGACYNVCPRVKDSLIEENDLLGNYMCIMSAKSQLDIPRRQSGGAVTAMLVNALETGLIDAVVVVAEDPWTLKPYSAVISDSDSVVSKAGSRYNWWVPLVSALNDAVIRQKYRNIAVVGVPCVAQAISRIRESDLDLLMPFRDSIRLMIGLFCTETFDYVKLLEEKLSREHSILPFKVERFDVKGKLEITLDDGNTITFPLSELEDCVRPGCNVCTDFTANYSDISAGSVGSPDGYTTLIIRTEKGKKLLDSAIEKDRLTIIDDCDLAIIEKLSDKKRKRK